CTCGGATTGAATGGCTTTGTCAGCCATTCAATTCGGAGTCCGTATCGCTCCCACGGCCGGTCCGCTGGCCGCGCCGTGACCATCAGCTGCCCCTGCACGCCGACACCCGCCCGTCCGGCCCGCTGTTCCCCGCCGGGTTCGGCCTGACCCCCCGGTAGGCGATAGACAGGCAGTCGGACGGGCGGGACGCCCCGCAGACCCCCGCCGCTACACTCGGGGGCATGACCCGACCCGCACCGGCCCGCGCCCCGCTGCCCACCCGCGACGACCTGCGCGCCCAGTTCCCGCCGCTCGCGCGGGGCCGCGCGTACCTCGACAACGCCGCCGGGGGCCTGCTGCCCCTGCGCGCCATCGAGGCCGTCACCGGGCACCTGATGACCTACGGCGCCACGAACGCCATGCCGGGCCACCAGCCGGGCCGCGAGATCCTGGCCCTCAAGGGCCGCGCCCGCGAGGGCACCGCCCTGTTCCTGAACGCCGCGCCGGAAGACGTGGCCCTCGCGCAGAGCGCCACCGCCCTGACCTTCCGGCTGGCCGGGGCCTTCGCGCGGCTGTGGGGTCCCGGCGACGAGGTCATCCTGAGCGGCCTGGAACACGAGAGCAACGCCAGCCCCTGGCGGGAACTGGAACGCGTGGGCGTCACCGTGAAGGTCTGGCACGCCCGCCAGCCCGACATGACCCTGCACCCGGACGACCTCGCCGCGCTGCTCACGCCCCGCACGCGGCTGGTCGCCGTGACGGCCGCCAGCAACGCGCTGGGCGTCACGCCGGACATCCCCGCCATCACCGCGCAGGTCCGCGCCGCCGGAGCGTGGACCATCGTGGACGCCGTGCACGCCGCGCCGCACACCTTCCCGGACGTGCAGACCTGGGGCGCGGACTTCCTGACCTTCAGCCCGTACAAGGTCTGGGCCCCGCACCTGGGCGCCCTGTGGATCCGCCCGGACCTGCGCGCCACGCTCCCCTGGCCCCGCCTGGAATTCATCCCGCCCGGCGACATCACGGGCATCGAGCACGGCACCCCGCAGTTCGAGCTGCTGGCCGGGTGGCTCGGCACCCTGGACTACCTGCGTGACCTCGCCGGGCACGCCGACCTGACCCGCGCCGCCCTGGAAGCCGCCTCCGCGCGCATTCACGATCTGGAACAGCCGGTCATGGAACGCCTCGTGACCGGCCTGCTGAACCACGACCTCGTCACCGTGTACGGCCCGCAGGGCACGCAGGGCCGCGTGGGCACCGTCGCCTTCCGCGTGGGCGGCGAGGCCCCGGAACAGACCGCCGGCCGCCTCAGCCGCGCCGGGGTGGACGTCGCCGCCGGACACTTCTACGCCGCGCAACCCCTGCGCGACCTGGGCCTGTACCCGCAGGGCGTCGTGCGTGCCAGCATCGCCCACTACACCACCACCGAGGATATCGACCGCCTTCTGGCCGAACTGGGCTGAAGTCAGGCAGGGGAGGGTGGGCGGTGGAGGCGCGACTGCCTCCCACTGCCCACTTCCGACTTTACGGCTGCGGCGTCAGCGTGAAGTCCCACTCGAACGAGCGGCCCCAGGGCAGCGTGGCGTCCTGGAGGGTGTACGTGCCGCCCAGGCGCAGCGGGAAGGCGTCGCGGGCGAGGTTCAGCAGGGTGTCCTGCGTGCCGGGGGCAGTCAGTTGCGCTTCCGGGATGGCCTTTCTCAGGGCGGCGCGCAGGTCGGCGCTGTAGATGACGTCGTTGGCGTACTCGCGGGCCAGCAGGGCGTCCTGCCGGACGGGGTCCGTGCCCGGCGCGAGGGCCACTTTCGCGTGCGCCAGGGCCGTGCCCAGGTTGTTGCCGGGCGTGCCCCAGGCGGCCAGCGCCTTGAGGTTCGCGGTGCGGCGCAGCGTCTGAAGGTCCGTCCACAGGCGCGGGTTGCCCAGGTTCACCTTCTCCACGTCGGCCACCGCGACCGGCCCGGCGGCCAGCAGCCGGCTGACGCGCACGGCGGCGCGGCGGGGATCGCCGCCGTTGAACACGAACACCGTCAGGTCCGCCCGGCCTCCCTGCCCGGCTTCCTGCACGGTGAAGCCGCTGGCCTGCGCGTGGTTCACGGCGCTCTGCGTCAGGGGAATGCCCTCGTACTTCATGACCTCCCGCGCGGCGGCCGGGTCGCTGTACTCGAAGGTCACGCTGGCGGGCTGCGGGGCCAGGGCGCGGGCGGTCAGCATGGACAGCACCTCGTCCGCGCCGGGGTACACCAGCACGTTCGCCGGGGCGTCCTTGGCCAGCGCCGCGCCCTCGGCGGGGGCGGGACTGCCGGGCAGCGCGTCGTCCCAGCTGACGTGCAACTGCGCGAAACTCCCGGCGCGTGCCCAGTCGATCAGCGTGCGGGTCACGGCGAGGTTCCGTTCGCGGTTCGTGGCGTCCGGTTCGCGCGGCAGCGTGACGAACGCGTACACGGGCTGCCCGGTGCGGGCCGTCCAGGTGCGCAGGGGTTCCAGCCGCGCCAGCGCCTGCGCGGCACTCAGCG
Above is a genomic segment from Deinococcus depolymerans containing:
- a CDS encoding cysteine desulfurase-like protein; the encoded protein is MTRPAPARAPLPTRDDLRAQFPPLARGRAYLDNAAGGLLPLRAIEAVTGHLMTYGATNAMPGHQPGREILALKGRAREGTALFLNAAPEDVALAQSATALTFRLAGAFARLWGPGDEVILSGLEHESNASPWRELERVGVTVKVWHARQPDMTLHPDDLAALLTPRTRLVAVTAASNALGVTPDIPAITAQVRAAGAWTIVDAVHAAPHTFPDVQTWGADFLTFSPYKVWAPHLGALWIRPDLRATLPWPRLEFIPPGDITGIEHGTPQFELLAGWLGTLDYLRDLAGHADLTRAALEAASARIHDLEQPVMERLVTGLLNHDLVTVYGPQGTQGRVGTVAFRVGGEAPEQTAGRLSRAGVDVAAGHFYAAQPLRDLGLYPQGVVRASIAHYTTTEDIDRLLAELG
- a CDS encoding DUF4127 family protein, encoding MKFSRPALLSTLSSLTLALGGALGGAQAQTLLPLDSRPATRVLPALIADLRGGAAHVPPAPLLGTAQVGADPAALSAWLEAQPKDGPLIAALDALAYGGLVQSRTSPLSAAQALARLEPLRTWTARTGQPVYAFVTLPREPDATNRERNLAVTRTLIDWARAGSFAQLHVSWDDALPGSPAPAEGAALAKDAPANVLVYPGADEVLSMLTARALAPQPASVTFEYSDPAAAREVMKYEGIPLTQSAVNHAQASGFTVQEAGQGGRADLTVFVFNGGDPRRAAVRVSRLLAAGPVAVADVEKVNLGNPRLWTDLQTLRRTANLKALAAWGTPGNNLGTALAHAKVALAPGTDPVRQDALLAREYANDVIYSADLRAALRKAIPEAQLTAPGTQDTLLNLARDAFPLRLGGTYTLQDATLPWGRSFEWDFTLTPQP